ACGGTGGGCGCGGTGAACTTCATCGTCACCACCTTCAAGATGCGAGCGCCCGGGATGACGGTGAACCGGCTGCCCATGTTCGTGTGGTCGATCCTCTCCATGGCGTTCATGGTCATCTTCGCCGTCCCCGCGGTCACCGTCGCCTCGCTGATGCTGGAGGCCGATCGGCTCTTCGGCACCGCCTTCTTCAACCCGGCCGAGGGCGGGAGCCCCCTGCTCTACCAGCACCTGTTCTGGTTCTGGGGGCACCCCGAGGTGTACATCCTGTTCGTCCCGGCCACCGGGATGATCTCGATGATCATCCCGGTCTTCGCCCGCCGGCGCCTGGCCGGGTACACCTGGGCGGCCGCCTCGCTGATCGGCATCGGGTTCATCAGCTTCGGTGTGTGGGTGCACCACATGTTCGCCACCGGCCTACCGGCCCTCGCCATGTCGCTGTTCTCGGCCGCCAGCCTCATCATCGCCATTCCGAGCGGTGTGCTGTTCTTCTGCTGGATCGCCACCATGTGGCGCGGTCGCGTGCAATGGGCGACGCCCATGCTGTTCGCCCTCGGGTTCATGCTGATCTTCCTGCTCGGGGGCATCACCGGCGTGATGGTCGCCGTGCTGCCGTTTGACTGGCAGGTGCACGACAGCTACTTCGTCGTCGCCCACTTCCACTACGTGCTCAACGGCGCGGTGGTGTTCCCGATCTTCGGGGCGCTGTACTTCTGGCTGCCCAAGATGACCGGGCGGATGCTCGACGAGCGCTTGGGGAAGGCCAGTTTCTGGACCATGTTCGTCGGCTTCAACCTGGCCTTCTTCCCAATGCACATCCTGGGGTTCCTCGGGATGCCGCGGCGGATGTACACCTACCCGGCGGGCCTCGGCTGGGAAGCGCTCAACGTCGTCATCTCGATCGGCAGCGCCATGTTCGGCCTGGGCACGCTGCTCACGGTTGCCGCCTTCGTGCGAGGGCGGCGGCGAGGCGCTCCCGCTGGGGCCAACCCGTGGAACGCCGACAGCCTCGAGTGGGCCACTGCGACGTCGCCACCGCCGCACTACAACTTCGAGGCCATCCCGGTCGTGGCCGGTCGTCACCCGCTGTGGGAGGAGGAGGCGGTGTGCGACGCCACTTCGGGCGACGACGACGCGACCCGGGCCTACGGGCCGCCCGGCGCAGTGGCGCGTGAGACGCCGGTGAGCACCGGTCTCGATGCCCTGCCGGAGGAGACCATGACCATCCCGGGGGAGACCTACGTCCCCTTCTTCCTGGCCCTCGGCCTCGGCGTCTTCTTCGTCGGCCTCCTGGTCGAGACGACGCTCGTGGTCGTGGTCGGCCTGGTGGTGGCGGCGGCCGGACTGGTCACGTGGGGATGGCGCACGGAGGCCGACCTGCGATGACGCTGGCCACGGCCGAAGCCGTTACCGAGCCGACCCGCTCTCCGGAGACCGGCGGGCGCAGCATCGCCCGGTGGGGCATGGCCGTGCTCATCGCCACCGAGGCGATGATCTTCGCCACGCTGCTGTCCTCGTACATCTTCGTGCGGGCCGCCTCCAAGGAGTGGCCGCTGGGCCACATCGAGCCGCCCAAGCTCGGGTTGATCTGGTTCTTCACCGCCGTCCTACTCGGGAGCAGCGGCCCCATGTTCTTCGCCGAGCACGGCATCAAGAAGGGCAACCAGACCCGGCTGCGCCTCGGCTTGGCCCTCGTGTTCCTGATGGGCGCCAGCTTCCTCGGCTTCCTGGCCTACGAGTACCACGAGCTCGACTTCGGCATACGCGACAACGCCTACGGGACGCTCTTCTACACGATCACGGGACTCCACGCAGCCCACGTCATCGGCGGGCTGCTCATGATCGGGATGCTCCAGATCAAGGCATGGATGGGGAAGTTCACCGCCGAGCGGCACGAGACCGTCGCGGTGATCGGGATGTACTGGCACTTCGTCGACGTGGTGTGGATCTTCGTGTTCGCCACCCTCTACCTGTCGGCGCAGTTCGGATGAACGTCAAGGCCCTGTCCCGGCTGAGCCCCGCCGTCCGACCAGGCGGACTGATGCTCTGGGTGGCGGTCGTCACGGGTGTCGCCGCCTGGGCGGCGCACATCCTGCTGCTGTCTGCCCTCGCCCGATGGACGTGCAACGAGGACGGCTCGCGGTGGGTGCTCGACGTCCTCACCCTGGTCACCGCAGTGGCGACCGTGGCCGCCATATGGCTGTGTCTCGGCATCGTCCGGGGCGCCGAGGCCGACGAGGCGGAGGGCACGCCCGCCGCCCGCACGCGCTTCCTCGGGGTGTTCGGGCTCATGATCGGGGCCGTCAACCTGGCGCTCATCCTGCTCGAGGGCAGCTACGCCTGGTTCATCAGTCCCTGTGCCTGAGGTGCTCGGCCCTGTCGTCGCCGTCACCGCGGCTGCCTGGACCTACGCCGTGGGCATGGGCAGGCGGTCGGCGGCCGGACGACCGGCTCCGGCCGCGGAGGTGACGGTCTACGGCACCGGGCTGTTGACGCTGCTCGTGGTGCTTCTTCCGCCGTTCGAGGAGCTGGCCGAGCGGCGCCTCTGGGCCCACATGGTCCAGCACGTCACCATCGTGGCCGTGGCCGCTCCCCTACTCGTGCTCGGCAACACGTCGGGCGTCCTGACTGCCGGACTGCCGCGGTCGTGGCGGGCACGGGGGCCGGTGGCCGTGCAACCGTCACGGTTCGAAGACCCCGCCCGCGCCACGGTGCTGGCCGCCGTGGCCCTCGTCGGCCACACCGGCGCCCTCTGGGCCTGGCACCTTCCCTCCCTCTACGAGCCGGCGCTGCGGTCGGCGCCCGTCCATGCGCTGGAGCACGCCAGTCTCTTCGTGACTGCGCTCTTCTTCTGGCTGGTGGTGGCCGGGTCGCGCCGGCGGGCGGGGTCCGGAGCGGCCGTCCTGGTGACCTTCGTCGCCGCGCTCCAAGGCAGTGCGCTCGGCGCGCTGATGACCCTCGCCGGGTCTTCGTGGTACCCGACGTACGCCAAGGCGGCGACCGGCGGCGGCCTCACTCCACTGGAGGACCAACAGGTGGCGGGCGTCGTGATGTGGGGACCCTGCGGCGCGATCTACACCCTCGCCGGCGTCCTGCTCCTGGCCGCATGGATCCGCCGGTCAGAACGGGAAGGGCGGCCGGCAGTCTCCTCGGTGGGTTGGGAGCGGAGCCGCTAAAGACGCTATTCCCGGCACGGTCGAGCCCGCTCAGGCGACCGGGGTGCGGTCCGCACCTGCTAGGGGCGCGCCACCATCGCCGTCCCCCAGAAGCAGGCGGCGTGCCTCCTCCTTCTCGTGCTCCAGGCGATGCTCACCGGCCAGGTCATTGCACAGCTTGTACGACAGCAGGGCGATGCCGGCCGGCAGGGCGACCAGCAGGCCCCGCAGTGCCCACACCACGGTGGCGATGTCGAGGTTGAACTTCTGGGCGATGATGTCCTGCCCGCCCGCCAGGGTGAGGACGAAGTAGAAGCTGAGGACGGCGGCTCCGATGGCGGTGCGCACCGGCCGGTCCCGTGCCCGGTCGAGCAGGTGGTGGGTCTGGCGGTCGCCGGTGCATCGGGCCTCGAGAAACGGCCAGGCGTACAGCAGTCCGAAGGTCAGGCCGGGCACGACGGCGCCCGGGAAGAAGGCATTCGGGATGGTGATACCGAACACCCGAGGCTCCCAGGCCGGGAACAACCGGAGCGCGCCTTCGAGCCAGCCCACGTACCAGTCCGGCTGTGCCGCCGTCGTGACCGTCTCCGGGTGGAACGGGCCGTACAGCCACACCGGGTTGATCTGCGCCAGCCCGGCCAGGGCGGCCAGCACGGCGGACACGAGGAAGAACAGACCGATGCTCTTCGCCGTGTAGTTGGGCCACAGGTACGAGCCCCGCACGTTTCCCTCGCGCCGGCCGGGAGCGGAGAACTGCGTGTGCTTCTGCCGCCACACGATGGCGAGGTGGGCGCCGAGCAGCCCGAAGATGAGCGCCGGGATCAACAGGATGTGCATGACGTACAGCCGCGAGATGATCGACTCGGCCGGAAACTCGCCACCGAACAACAGGAAGGCCATCCACGGACCGACCAGCGGGATGCCGAGCACTACGGCGTACATGATGTGGAGCCCGGTGCCGGAAAGCAGGTCGTCGGGAAGCGAGTAGCCGGTGAACCCGTTGGCCACGGCCAGCACGAGCAGCGTGACACCGATCATCCAGTTGATCTCCCGAGGCCGCCGGAAGCCGCCGCTGAAGAAGACCCGGCACAGGTGGGCCACGATCGCCGCCACGAACACGAGCGCGGCCCAATGATGGATCTGGCGCATGACGAGTCCCGCACGCACGTCCCAGCTGAGCTGCACGACCGAGCGGTATGCGGCGGTCATCTCCACACCCCGGAGGGACTCGTAGCTGCCGTGGTAGACCACCTTCTCGGTGCTCGCGTCGAAGAAGAACGTGAGGAACACACCGGTGAGGACGAGGACCACCAAGCAGTACATGGCGATCTCGCCCAGCAGGAACGACCAGTGGTCCGGAAAGACCTTGTTGAGCGCGCTCCGCGTGAACTTCGTGGTGCCGAGGCGGTCGTCGAGCCACCGCCCCAGGCGCTTCGAAACGGGCGGTCTCGGGCGTGACCCGTTGCCGTCGCCCACGGCGACACCGGTTCCGGTGGGAACGTCGCGAGTACCCGTCGTCGGGTCACCCATGCGTCGGACATTCTTGCGTATTCACAAGAGCCGCGCTCGGCGGGGGCTCACGGGCCTTTCGCGTGGCCGAGACGGCAGGTTTACGAACACATGTCGGCCA
The sequence above is drawn from the Acidimicrobiales bacterium genome and encodes:
- the ctaD gene encoding cytochrome c oxidase subunit I translates to MTLVEERPEAHEEAVETIWQDAPGLAGFFSSVDHKRIGMRYIYTAFVFFFIAGVQALVMRAQLSTPDADVVSPQVYNQLFTMHGVMMIFLFNTPVLAGFGNYIVPLQLGTRDMAFPRLNAFSYWIFVLSGLFMISSLAIGKQPDGGWFAYVPLTSKEYSPGVNMDFWGLGVAFAGISTTVGAVNFIVTTFKMRAPGMTVNRLPMFVWSILSMAFMVIFAVPAVTVASLMLEADRLFGTAFFNPAEGGSPLLYQHLFWFWGHPEVYILFVPATGMISMIIPVFARRRLAGYTWAAASLIGIGFISFGVWVHHMFATGLPALAMSLFSAASLIIAIPSGVLFFCWIATMWRGRVQWATPMLFALGFMLIFLLGGITGVMVAVLPFDWQVHDSYFVVAHFHYVLNGAVVFPIFGALYFWLPKMTGRMLDERLGKASFWTMFVGFNLAFFPMHILGFLGMPRRMYTYPAGLGWEALNVVISIGSAMFGLGTLLTVAAFVRGRRRGAPAGANPWNADSLEWATATSPPPHYNFEAIPVVAGRHPLWEEEAVCDATSGDDDATRAYGPPGAVARETPVSTGLDALPEETMTIPGETYVPFFLALGLGVFFVGLLVETTLVVVVGLVVAAAGLVTWGWRTEADLR
- a CDS encoding cytochrome c oxidase subunit 3, with translation MTLATAEAVTEPTRSPETGGRSIARWGMAVLIATEAMIFATLLSSYIFVRAASKEWPLGHIEPPKLGLIWFFTAVLLGSSGPMFFAEHGIKKGNQTRLRLGLALVFLMGASFLGFLAYEYHELDFGIRDNAYGTLFYTITGLHAAHVIGGLLMIGMLQIKAWMGKFTAERHETVAVIGMYWHFVDVVWIFVFATLYLSAQFG
- a CDS encoding cytochrome c oxidase assembly protein, whose translation is MPEVLGPVVAVTAAAWTYAVGMGRRSAAGRPAPAAEVTVYGTGLLTLLVVLLPPFEELAERRLWAHMVQHVTIVAVAAPLLVLGNTSGVLTAGLPRSWRARGPVAVQPSRFEDPARATVLAAVALVGHTGALWAWHLPSLYEPALRSAPVHALEHASLFVTALFFWLVVAGSRRRAGSGAAVLVTFVAALQGSALGALMTLAGSSWYPTYAKAATGGGLTPLEDQQVAGVVMWGPCGAIYTLAGVLLLAAWIRRSEREGRPAVSSVGWERSR
- a CDS encoding ubiquinol-cytochrome c reductase cytochrome b subunit — encoded protein: MGDPTTGTRDVPTGTGVAVGDGNGSRPRPPVSKRLGRWLDDRLGTTKFTRSALNKVFPDHWSFLLGEIAMYCLVVLVLTGVFLTFFFDASTEKVVYHGSYESLRGVEMTAAYRSVVQLSWDVRAGLVMRQIHHWAALVFVAAIVAHLCRVFFSGGFRRPREINWMIGVTLLVLAVANGFTGYSLPDDLLSGTGLHIMYAVVLGIPLVGPWMAFLLFGGEFPAESIISRLYVMHILLIPALIFGLLGAHLAIVWRQKHTQFSAPGRREGNVRGSYLWPNYTAKSIGLFFLVSAVLAALAGLAQINPVWLYGPFHPETVTTAAQPDWYVGWLEGALRLFPAWEPRVFGITIPNAFFPGAVVPGLTFGLLYAWPFLEARCTGDRQTHHLLDRARDRPVRTAIGAAVLSFYFVLTLAGGQDIIAQKFNLDIATVVWALRGLLVALPAGIALLSYKLCNDLAGEHRLEHEKEEARRLLLGDGDGGAPLAGADRTPVA